The Arthrobacter sp. NicSoilC5 genome has a window encoding:
- a CDS encoding phage major capsid protein: MSKTLATKLLEKRAAAHEKGKEIIDRAEAEGRALTAEEETSFNNITAEMDSLRSQADRLVAFEDEQRDIEASMNRIPGRGDDRNQDSAEVLLRKVLQGRNGAWDYSPTHEERQEVRALVKGTPSAGGVTVPTTFYGQLMEHAIETSAILSAGATILYTTSGEEISVPITVSAPTGAQVGEGQTIPTSEPVLGKRSLYAYKYGDLSQISRELADDSAFDLEGFIARQAGRAIGNAFGAKLVSGTGTNEPSGLMTSTTLGKTGATGQGGAPTWDDLIDLFYSVIGPYRNSPNAGWLIKDGTAATLRKIKDLEGRYIWQPSVIAGQPDLIEGKPVFTDPNVPGIGVGNKSIAFGDMSAYFARIVNGVRFERSDDFAFDKDLITYRAIIRGDGVLVDQTGAVKHFAGAAS, translated from the coding sequence ATGAGCAAAACGCTCGCAACCAAGCTGCTCGAAAAGCGCGCAGCCGCCCACGAAAAGGGCAAGGAAATCATCGACCGCGCCGAGGCCGAAGGCCGCGCGCTCACCGCGGAGGAAGAGACTTCCTTCAACAACATCACCGCAGAGATGGACTCCCTGCGCTCCCAGGCTGACCGCCTCGTCGCCTTCGAGGACGAGCAGCGCGACATCGAGGCATCGATGAACCGCATCCCCGGCCGCGGCGACGACCGCAACCAGGACAGCGCAGAGGTCCTGCTCCGCAAGGTCCTCCAGGGCCGCAACGGCGCATGGGACTACTCCCCCACCCACGAGGAACGCCAGGAAGTCCGGGCGCTCGTGAAGGGCACCCCGTCCGCCGGCGGCGTCACCGTCCCGACGACGTTCTACGGCCAGCTCATGGAGCACGCCATCGAGACGTCCGCCATCCTGTCCGCCGGCGCCACGATCCTCTACACCACCAGCGGTGAAGAGATCAGCGTCCCGATCACCGTCTCCGCCCCCACCGGCGCGCAGGTCGGTGAAGGCCAGACCATCCCGACGTCAGAGCCCGTGCTGGGCAAGCGCTCGCTGTACGCCTACAAGTACGGCGACCTCTCCCAGATCAGCCGGGAGCTGGCCGACGACTCCGCGTTCGACCTGGAAGGCTTCATCGCCCGCCAGGCAGGCCGGGCCATCGGCAACGCCTTCGGCGCTAAGTTGGTCTCCGGCACGGGCACCAACGAGCCGTCCGGCCTCATGACCTCCACCACCCTGGGCAAGACTGGCGCGACCGGTCAGGGCGGCGCTCCCACCTGGGACGATCTGATCGACCTGTTCTACTCGGTCATCGGCCCGTACCGGAACAGCCCGAACGCCGGCTGGCTCATCAAGGACGGTACCGCCGCCACCCTCCGCAAGATCAAGGACCTGGAAGGCCGCTACATCTGGCAGCCTTCCGTCATCGCCGGCCAGCCGGACCTGATCGAGGGCAAGCCGGTCTTCACCGACCCGAACGTCCCGGGCATCGGCGTGGGCAACAAGTCGATCGCGTTCGGTGACATGTCCGCCTACTTCGCACGCATCGTCAACGGCGTCCGCTTCGAGCGTTCCGATGACTTCGCGTTCGACAAGGACCTGATCACCTACCGCGCCATCATCCGCGGCGACGGCGTCCTGGTCGATCAGACCGGCGCGGTCAAGCACTTCGCAGGCGCCGCGTCCTAA